The Rhizoctonia solani chromosome 4, complete sequence genome contains a region encoding:
- a CDS encoding DEAD/DEAH box helicase has product MAGRVANTLNPASLPFFPPDDKPDLGVIGQHPSATNSATTTPHPAATGLHTPVLGTVGNPYSPYSPYGPGRQGSLALSSGSTSPPRLLRTGSGLGESQYGSPISRSRSASRENSIDPATNANLNGQSTEVLTPTAKSGSVSSSSPPHDYLSANFGQYSIQTARNDERPIANLAVGTFRAETISPASSVRSIGPEVASFDAHAKASPFLNDILDRLIRCEYANRDIHQELRRIADSVSFLVERPDPPMNNPLAQSHSDELKQLNQRVSALTASVSQLMAIQTQTHLQNMSSGFSAAPSPVTPQLNLLDPPQPHTINRQPPRGPMPVRTWSSGSIDPSGRGLAPDSAIRGPDKRRSVTSLIRRDSASALDVLAGEPSWGGGSPRNETGPVISKWEHLPLAPELLRSIAKYGVGPPNKIQQRALPFLLRGSDIIAQAPPTQERIAAYVIPAIHVALTSLIGKPPNRGPLVVIISTTVDQATQAQRMIRDLGGPVGVRSALGVGTGGDVVQELRMLQQNIPHILCGTPQKLHSLFTAPGGLYGGEVRLLVLDEVDQLIARNLHDFVYTIVRLFPAPRGRPLGSPAVGPSTFSPFENPSTPGGGNRFTRMASPIPPPDTPGIIERQTALFSNTVPQDVLNLANAIQLREPVRVLVRRDGGATHADPSNHSRGLRQFYLYLAFTAGGARSDPPPSTPGVDWALLGLGGAGERLDALSDLLDDVDVAQAIVHVGGLVALENVAFKLAGKGIDIVPLHGEMNSTAKLASLNKFRGTSPNGTSNGQRQPMRVLIVYDVPVKAPDVFQVPLVVNYDLPKAVEEYAHRVAPAISSSYSRAGVVVNFVTATGGDVEMLRSIECFYKIKCPEVPMSLRDVL; this is encoded by the exons ATGGCCGGGCGCGTCGCCAACACACTCAACCCGGCTTCGCTGCCGTTCTTTCCCCCCGACGACAAGCCTGATTTGGGCGTTATTGGTCAGCACCCATCTGCGACTAATTCGGCAACGACAACACCCCATCCTGCAGCTACTGGTCTGCATACACCCGTACTAGGCACTGTGGGCAATCCATACTCGCCCTATTCGCCCTATGGACCGGGCCGCCAGGGCTCTCTCGCGCTCTCGAGCGGAAGCACGTCTCCACCGCGCCTGTTGCGCACCGGCAGCGGACTTGGCGAAAGTCAATATGGTTCTCCTATTAGCCGCTCCCGCTCCGCATCGCGCGAAAACAGCATCGATCCGGCCACAAATGCAAATCTCAACGGCCAATCGACCGAGGTGCTGACTCCGACGGCCAAGAGCGGCTCTGTGTCTTCCTCGTCGCCCCCTCACGACTATTTGTCAGCCAACTTTGGCCAGTATTCCATCCAGACGGCCCGCAACGACGAACGCCCCATTGCCAATCTTGCCGTCGGCACATTTCGCGCAGAGACTATCAGTCCCGCGTCCTCGGTCCGTTCCATTGGTCCCGAAGTGGCCTCGTTCGATGCCCATGCCAAGGCCTCGCCGTTTCTCAACGACATACTCGACCGTCTCATTCGATGCGAGTACGCCAACCGCGACATCCACCAAGAGCTCCGACGGATCGCAGACAGTGTCTCTTTTCTTGTCGAACGGCCCGACCCGCCCATGAACAACCCCCTGGCCCAATCCCACTCGGATGAGCTCAAACAACTCAACCAGCGCGTGTCGGCGCTTACTGCCTCAGTCTCCCAGCTCATGGCCATCCAGACCCAGACCCACTTGCAGAACATGAGTTCCGGCTTTTCCGCCGCCCCCAGTCCCGTCACGCCCCAGCTCAATCTGCTCGACCCGCCCCAGCCCCACACTATCAACCGCCAGCCGCCGCGTGGGCCCATGCCCGTTCGCACTTGGTCCTCTGGCAGCATTGACCCTTCCGGCCGTGGTCTCGCTCCAGACTCGGCCATCCGCGGTCCGGACAAGCGGCGCTCGGTCACCAGTCTCATTCGTCGCGACTCGGCCAGT GCTCTTGACGTACTCGCTGGCGAACCCAGCTGGGGTGGAGGCTCCCCACGCAACGAGACCGGCCCTGTCATTTCCAAGTGGGAGCATCTCCCTCTGGCCCCCGAGCTCTTGCGCTCGATCGCTAAATATGG CGTCGGTCCTCCAAACAAAATTCAACAACGCGCTTTGCCGTTTCTCCTGCGCGGCTCGGATAtcattgcccaggcccctccGACTCAAGAACGCATCGCGGCCTATGTTATTCCCGCTATTCACGTCGCATTGACCTCGTTGATCGGCAAGCCGCCCAACCGCGGCCCATTGGTGGTTATTATTTCCACCACCGTCGATCAAGCAACCCAAGCCCAGCGCATGATTCGCGATCTTGGTGGGCCAGTCGGTGTACGTTCAGCGCTGGGCGTCGGAACGGGCGGAGACGTAGTCCAAGAGCTCAGAATGCTTCAGCAAAACATCCCCCACATTCTCTGTGGAACTCCCCAAAAACTCCACTCGCTCTTTACGGCTCCAGGAGGGCTCTACGGTGGAGAAGTGCGCCTGCTGGTATTGGACGAAGTCGACCAACTCATTGCGCGCAATTTACATGACTTTGTGTATACCATAGTTCGACTGTTCCCTGCCCCGCGCGGTCGACCTCTTGGAAGTCCGGCCGTCGGACCCAGCACATTCAGTCCATTCGAAAACCCGAGTACACCCGGCGGCGGGAACCGATTCACGCGCATGGCCTCCCCTATCCCCCCTCCAGATACGCCCGGCATCATCGAGCGCCAAACTGCGTTGTTCTCAAACACGGTGCCCCAAGATGTGCTCAACCTCGCCAACGCCATCCAGCTCCGCGAGCCCGTCCGGGTCTTGGTCCGACGAGACGGCGGAGCTACGCATGCGGACCCGAGCAACCACTCGCGCGGTCTCCGCCAATTTTACTTGTACCTCGCTTTCACGGCCGGCGGAGCTCGCTCGGACCCGCCTCCCTCGACTCCGGGGGTGGACTGGGCATTATTGGGTCTGGGAGGGGCGGGGGAGCGA TTGGATGCGTTGTCCGATTTGTTGGACGATGTGGACGTGGCGCAGGCGATTGTTCATGTCGGAGGACTGGTCGCGCTCGAAAATGTCGCTTTCAAACTTGCCGGCAAGGGCATTGATATTGTTCCCCTG CACGGTGAGATGAACTCGACGGCCAAACTCGCGTCTCTGAACAAGTTCCGGGGGACGAGTCCAAATGGCACATCAAACGGACAGAGACAACCAATGCGCGTGTTGATTGTCTATGACGTCCCGGTCAAAGCACCTGATGTCTTCCAAGTTCCGCTAGTCGTCAACTATG ATCTCCCCAAGGCTGTAGAAGAATATGCCCACCGCGTTGCGCCTGCTATTTCGTCTAGCTATTCGCGCGCTGGAGTGGTTGTCAATTTTGTGACGGCCACGGGAGGTGATGTGGAGATGCTGCGCTCGATCGAGTGTTTCTACAA GATTAAATGT CCCGAAGTTCCCATGAGTCTTCGCGATGTCCTATAA
- a CDS encoding RNA recognition motif protein: MSEIEKEIAAAGSGDEDEELEQMKARVREMEAEAEKLRTMTAQAQPGSGPGSVGSGGGDASNEFGEESAEIVDARSVYVGNVDYGATPEELQAHFQAVGTINRITILCDKFTGHPKGFAYVEFAEPAHVQAAEVLNDSLFRGRAIKVTAKRTNIPGMGRGRGRGRGGRGRGGRGFAGYNPYRGRGRGGFR, from the exons ATGTCGGAAATCGAAAAGGAAATTGCGGCTGCAGGGTCGGGggacgaagatgaagagTTGGAGCAGATGAAGGCGCGTGTACGAGAGATGGAAGCCGAGGCTGAAAAGTTGCGCACCATGACGGCTCAGGCTCAACCTGGGAGCGGGCCCGGGAGCGTCGGGTCCGGTGGGGGCGACGCGAGCAACGAGTTTGGAGAAGAGAGTGCGGAGATAGTCGATGCGCGGAGTGTGTACGTCGGCAAT GTGGATTATGGAGCGACGCCCGAAGAGCTCCAGGCGCATTTCCAGGCTGTTGGGACGATTAATAGGATCACTATTTTGTGTGACAAGTTCACGGGACATCCTAAAGG GTTTGCATATGTGGAGTTTGCAGAGCCGGCGCATGTACAGGCTGCCGAGGTGCTGAACGATTCGTTGTTTAGAGGACGAGCGATCAAG GTGACGGCCAAGCGAACAAACATTCCTGGAATGGGGCGTGGTCGAGGCAGGGGAAGAGGCGGACGAGGCAGGGGCGGGCGCGGATTTGCGGGATACAATCCGTACCGTGGACG CGGACGTGGAGGGTTCCGGTAG